In Pseudoliparis swirei isolate HS2019 ecotype Mariana Trench unplaced genomic scaffold, NWPU_hadal_v1 hadal_114, whole genome shotgun sequence, a single genomic region encodes these proteins:
- the LOC130191495 gene encoding nebulin-like, which produces MENLSSKRYTQDYEDKKDQIYFMQTDTPVYHSNKKARIAASQVHYKKDYEKGKAEADYNTLPATENPLLRQLRYAGTILSD; this is translated from the exons ATGGAGAACCTGAGCAGT aAACGCTACACGCAGGACTACGAGGACAAGAAGGACCAGATCTACTTCATGCAGACGGACACGCCCGTCTACCACTCCAACAAGAAGGCCCGCATCGCCGCTAGCCAG GTCCACTACAAGAAGGACTACGAGAAGGGCAAAGCGGAGGCCGACTACAACACGCTGCCCGCCACGGAGAACCCCCTGCTCAGGCAGCTGCGCTACGCCGGAACCATCCTCAGTGAT